A stretch of the Takifugu flavidus isolate HTHZ2018 chromosome 1, ASM371156v2, whole genome shotgun sequence genome encodes the following:
- the LOC130529528 gene encoding claudin-10 encodes MRKRLIQIFGFLLTSLGWVFVLCTIAMDYWRITQLGGQGGSFIIKVAWYWSNLWKDCFTDSTAVTNCRDFPVLWAVTPFVQGVRGLLMCGITLGFFAVVLCFIGMECTYIGGAEKLKDKLVFAGAVLHFVGGISNIAGYCLYINRIARTTFAPSVGPGVLRYDLGPPIFLGLVGCFLIFLGAVFYAVTVCYVLRRESQVVYANGGGTYMYPRTRGLYTGYYRPSRLYGTYMGSRLSRSSKISKISQTTPTKVSERDAFV; translated from the exons atgAGGAAACGTCTGATCCAAATTTTTGGCTTCCTGCTCACATCGCTGGGATGGGTGTTTGTGCTGTGTACCATAGCCATGGACTACTGGAGGATCACACAACTAGGAGGACAAGGAGGTTCTTTTATCATCAAGGTGGCCTGGTACTGGTCCAACCTGTGGAAGGACTGTTTCACCGACTCTACCGCCGTCACCAACTGTAGAGACTTCCCTGTGCTCTGGGCTGTAACAC CTTTTGTCCAGGGTGTCCGTGGACTGCTCATGTGTGGGATAACTCTTGGCTTCTTCGCCGTGGTGCTTTGCTTTATCGGGATGGAGTGCACGTATATTGGCGGAGCGGAAAAACTTAAGGACAAGCTCGTTTTTGCTGGAGCCGTGCTTCATTTCGTAGGAG GTATATCCAATATTGCTGGCTACTGTTTATACATCAACAGGATCGCCAGGACAACCTTTGCCCCAAGTGTTGGGCCGGGAGTGTTACG GTATGACCTTGGTCCTCCCATATTTCTGGGATTGGTGGGATGTTTCCTCATCTTTTTGGGGGCTGTGTTTTACGCTGTGACGGTCTGCTATGTTCTACGCCGTGAAAG TCAGGTTGTATATGCAAATGGGGGAGGCACGTACATGTACCCTCGCACCAGGGGCCTGTACACTGGATACTACAGACCATCCAGACTGTACGGAACTTACATGGGCTCAAGACTCTCCAGGAGCTCCAAGATCTCAAAGATTTCCCAGACGACCCCGACAAAAGTGTCAGAGAGAGACGCATTTGTGTAG
- the LOC130529524 gene encoding claudin-10-like, giving the protein MAYRTVVMYMEIGCFVLCVSGWILVCSTMPTEIWTWSEVGSIVLTTSNYFSNLWKDCISDSTGVSDCKGIPSMLALNWDIHMCRALIIIAIILSFFGSILVLVGMKCTKIGGTEIVNARVTFAGGMNYLIGGMSSMVAFSYYGNKIRAEFQDPSYVAQKFEIGVGVFVGWGGSTLLVVGGLIYSIFAGREGCQSSPKRLQVYQFPAAYTAVPSRKSIVSIPPTERSRRTGITSIDSSGSGSSSGSGSRVSSMSGTTTSSKTTASFEYV; this is encoded by the exons ATGGCTTACAGGACTGTGGTGATGTATATGGAGATTGGCTgctttgtgctgtgtgtgtcgGGATGGATCCTGGTGTGTTCCACCATGCCCACAGAGATCTGGACCTGGTCAGAGGTGGGGAGCATCGTCTTGACCACTTCAAACTACTTCTCCAACCTGTGGAAGGACTGCATCTCCGACTCAACCGGAGTATCGGACTGCAAGGGAATCCCTTCCATGCTGGCGCTGAACT GGGACATCCACATGTGCCGCGCCCTCATCATCATTGCCATCATCCTGTCCTTCTTTGGATCAatcctggtgctggtgggaaTGAAGTGCACAAAAATTGGGGGGACGGAGATCGTGAACGCTAGAGTCACATTTGCCGGCGGGATGAACTACCTTATTGGAG GGATGTCTTCTATGGTTGCGTTCTCCTATTATGGCAACAAAATCAGAGCAGAATTTCAAGACCCCAGCTATGTAGCTCAGAA GTTTGAAATAGGAGTCGGTGTTTTTGTTGGCTGGGGAGGCTCAACTTTACTTGTCGTAGGAGGTCTCATCTACAGTATATTTGCTGGGAGGGAAGGCTGTCAATCAAG CCCAAAGAGACTCCAGGTCTACCAGTTCCCTGCTGCCTACACGGCTGTTCCGTCCAGGAAGAGCATCGTGTCGATTCCTCCTACAGAAAGGAGTCGGAGGACAGGGATCACCTCCATCGACAgcagtggcagcggcagcagcagcggcagcggcagccgGGTCAGCAGCATGTCGGGGACCACCACCTCCTCAAAGACCACAGCGTCATTTGAATATGTGTGA
- the cldn10b gene encoding claudin-10 isoform X2, with product MYQEILAFVLSTVGWVLVSSTLPTDYWKVSSLDGTVITTATYWSNLWKACVTDSTGVSNCKDFASMLALDGYIQACRGLMIAAICLGFFGSIFALVGMKCTKIGGSDRSKGRIACFAGVNFILSGLCSLSACSLYAHQITSEFFDPLYVAQKYELGAALFIGWAGSLLCILGGSMLCFSIAGTKSHRQTKYIYKGAASHSHVSSYPRAQAKSVNQRPPPEYSDASKMQHFDKSAYV from the exons GGTGTCCTCCACTCTGCCGACGGACTACTGGAAAGTGTCCTCGCTGGATGGGACGGTCATCACTACGGCGACCTACTGGTCCAACCTGTGGAAGGCCTGTGTCACTGATTCAACTGGCGTGTCCAACTGCAAAGACTTCGCCTCGATGCTGGCGCTGGATG GCTACATCCAAGCATGCAGGGGACTGATGATCGCAGCCatctgtttggggttttttggctCTATATTCGCTCTGGTTGGAATGAAATGCACTAAAATTGGAGGAAGCGACAGGAGCAAAGGCAGGATCGCCTGTTTCGCTGGTGTCAACTTCATCCTGAGTG GCCTGTGCTCACTGTCAGCCTGCTCCCTCTACGCGCACCAGATCACCTCAGAGTTCTTTGACCCGTTGTATGTGGCACAGAA GTATGAGCTGGGAGCTGCCCTGTTCATCGGCTGGGCCGGTTCTCTTCTCTGCATTCTCGGGGGCTCCATGTTGTGCTTCTCAATCGCAGGCACGAAAAG CCACAGGCAGACTAAATATATCTACAAAGGTGCTGCCTCACACTCTCACGTCTCCTCCTACCCGAGAGCTCAGGCCAAGTCCGTGAACCAGAGACCACCTCCAGAATACAGCGACGCCTCCAAGATGCAGCATTTTGATAAGAGCGCATACGTGTGA
- the dnajc3a gene encoding dnaJ homolog subfamily C member 3a: MVSIDHAARKLLSYVPYVLVLIDLRYEGVKCGRDGSVDHHMEMGKKLLAAGQLADALSHFHAAVDGDPKNYMAYYSRATVFLAMGKSKSALPDLSKVIELKPDFTSAQLQRGNLLLKQGRLDEAESDYKKVLKSNPSQKEEREAQNQLRKSDEIQRLLAQAHDSYNSRDCGTAAALLDAVIETCVWDVASREMRAECFIETGEMGKAISDLKATSKLKNDNTQAFYKLSTIYYTLGDHEMSLNEVRECLKLDPDHKQCYSHYKQVRKLNKQILSAEALIQEQRYEDAVNKYEAVMKTEPDVHHFTVLAKERICHALTQGQQASRAISVCSEVLQTNPENVNTLKDRAEAYIQEEHYEEAIRDYEAAAKHGENDRQIKEGLERAQRLLKQSKKRDYYKILGVKRSAQKKEIIRAYRKLAQQWHPDNFQDPEEKKQAEKKFIDIAQAKEVLTDPEMRTKFDHGEDPMDPESQQQHNFHGGFQGFQGFNPFGSGPFSFKFGFN, translated from the exons ATGGTTTCCATCGACCACGCTGCTCGCAAACTACTGTCCTACGTCCCATATGTTCTTGTTTTGATTGACCTGAGATATGAAG GGGTGAAATGCGGCAGGGATGGGAGTGTGGATCACCATATGGAGATGGGAAAGAAGCTGCTCGCCGCTGGCCAACTCGCAGACGCGCTGTCGCATTTCCACGCAGCTGTGG ATGGAGATCCAAAGAATTACATGGCCTACTACAGCAGAGCTACCGTGTTCCTGGCGATGGGGAAGTCAAAGTCGGCTCTGCCGGACTTGAGTAAAGTCATTGAACTCAAACCAGACTTCACATCG GCGCAGCTCCAAAGAGGAAATCTCCTCCTGAAGCAGGGGAGACTGGATGAAGCGGAGAGTGACTACAAGAAAGTG CTCAAGTCCAATCCCAgccagaaagaggagagagaagcccAGAATCAGCTGAGGAAGTCCGATGAGATCCAGCGGCTGCTGGCTCAGGCGCACGACAGCTACAACAGCCGCGACTGCGGGACAGCTGCGGCCCTGCTGGACGCCGTCATCGAG ACCTGCGTTTGGGACGTGGCCTCTCGTGAGATGAGAGCCGAGTGCTTCATTGAAACGGGGGAAATGGGGAAGGCCATCAGCGACCTGAAAGCCACATCCAAGTTAAAGAACGACAACACCCAGGCTTTCTACAAACTCAGCACCATCTACTACACTCTTGGAGACCACGAGATGTCCCTCAA TGAAGTGCGCGAGTGCCTGAAACTGGATCCAGACCACAAGCAGTGTTACAGCCATTACAAGCAAGTCCGAAAGCTCAACAAACAGATTCTGTCTGCAGAGGCACTGATCCAGGAGcagag GTACGAGGATGCTGTAAACAAGTACGAAGCAGTGATGAAGACCGAGCCCGATGTGCATCACTTCACCGTCCTGGCCAAGGAGAGGATCTGCCACGCTCTGACACAG GGGCAGCAGGCGAGCAGAGCGATCTCGGTGTGCAGCGAAGTCCTCCAGACAAACCCAGAGAACGTTAACACACTAAAGGACAGAGCAGAAGCCTACATTCAAGAGGAACACTATGAGGAAG CTATCAGAGACTACGAGGCGGCAGCAAAACACGGTGAAAACGACCGTCAGATTAAAGAAGGCCTGGAGAGAGCCCAGCGACTGCTCAAACAGTCCAAGAAAAGAGACTATTACAAGATTCTGGGAGTTAAGAG GTCGGCCCAGAAGAAAGAGATTATCAGAGCGTACAGGAAGCTGGCTCAGCAGTGGCATCCAGACAACTTCCAGGATCCAGAGGAAAAGAAGCAAGCTGAGAAGAAGTTCATCGACATCGCTCAGGCCAAAGAGGTTCTAACAGACCCAG AAATGAGAACCAAGTTTGACCACGGAGAAGACCCCATGGATCCAGAGAGTCAGCAGCAACACAACTTCCACGGAGGCTTCCAGGGCTTCCAGGGATTCAATCCGTTCGGCTCCGGACCTTTCAGCTTCAAATTTGGCTTCAATTGA